One Temnothorax longispinosus isolate EJ_2023e chromosome 8, Tlon_JGU_v1, whole genome shotgun sequence genomic region harbors:
- the LOC139818270 gene encoding uncharacterized protein — protein MRKYPFQRLIGALMYLAVSTRPDIAYAVNFLSQFNANYSTEHWLAAKRILRYLRGTEGHGLMYQKSDIPLYGVVDADWGANTVDRRSYSGYAFILAGAAICWEARKQRTVALSSVEAEYMAMSEATKEAIYLQGLLRDTARRRDHTIQRQQGSTAFDILTKGLTGPKHIQCQDGLGMIELRE, from the exons ATGAGGAAATATCCTTTCCAACGTCTCATTGGAGCATTGATGTATCTTGCGGTATCTACGAGACCAGATATCGCGTACGCAGTCAATTTCTTGAGTCAATTCAATGCGAACTATTCAACTGAGCACTGGCTGGCAGCCAAAAGAATCCTTAGATATCTGAGGGGCACTGAGGGTCATGGTCTGATGTACCAAAAATCAGATATACCATTGTACGGAGTAGTTGACGCAGACTGGGGTGCCAACACAGTTGACAGGCGATCATATTCTGGATACGCATTTATCCTAGCAGGAGCAGCGATATGTTGGGAAGCTCGAAAGCAACGAACTGTAGCGTTATCGAGTGTAGAGGCCGAGTATATGGCCATGTCGGAGGCCACCAAAGAGGCGATTTATCTTCAAGGCTTATTACGCGACACAGCAAGGCGACGGGACCATACTATTCAACGACAACAAGGGAGCACAGCGTTTG ACATATTAACCAAGGGATTAACCGGACCTAAACACATTCAGTGCCAGGATGGTTTGGGGATGATTGAGTTGCGCGAGTAA